From Enterococcus mundtii, the proteins below share one genomic window:
- a CDS encoding BglG family transcription antiterminator produces MSLSKREKLLLRLLLDQEKYQPAAFFQKQLYVSPKTVYNDLTSLEEKIKETGTVITKLPRKGIRLEGTESAKQNARSLLVYEQLILDEYSPEYRRLFIFGNYFFSEKAMRYHEFAEYFFVSQQSIKNDVDDIVRFCQSKQITGKVTSHGLQLIADESVQQNVFKSFLEPYMETEGSQHTSIPSLFDERIIDLTEQFIYGMIQQIGRQINNYFVESLSLSLQIFLSRLLLDHHIEKQEQLVFDELKRMKLYMIARSFAEMVNESLSISLQESDIQYICSLLLAHGIEPYVQSTDKPDSVITVSTKQIIDKMSTLLKIDLTQDELLLQALLSHIVPMIHRLKTGMLIKNPLLKSIKTQYSTMFTLTKYAISELEKEFRCSLTEDEVSFLTIHFQLAFEKRKMTNHILIVCRSGLATSELIFNRIKQTISANTVLEIIQSNKLSHTSLEMVDLIISTIPLEEVEPPVMYVSALPTTEEITNISARISNLNENEKKFHSKKYQSPTLLKKYLDPDFIYIQKPFSTKEAILSFLADDYLEKDLVSHGFKRSLFDREELGSTGLKTGVAIPHADPHTVKETKLAFVTLASPIAWGDTKIQLIVLLAIAEKNMTEAKELIASIYDLFNSSEEIQWIVASQTPDELYHRLIRGGNELVF; encoded by the coding sequence AACAAGTTTGGAAGAAAAAATAAAAGAAACTGGTACCGTGATCACTAAGCTACCTCGCAAGGGTATTCGCTTAGAAGGTACTGAATCAGCGAAACAAAATGCACGTTCTTTGTTGGTATATGAGCAACTCATTCTTGATGAATACTCCCCAGAATACCGACGCTTGTTTATATTCGGGAACTATTTTTTTTCAGAAAAAGCCATGCGTTATCATGAGTTTGCTGAATACTTTTTTGTGAGCCAGCAATCAATCAAAAATGATGTAGATGACATCGTAAGATTTTGCCAATCCAAACAGATCACAGGAAAAGTAACGTCACATGGATTGCAATTGATCGCAGATGAGTCTGTTCAACAAAATGTTTTCAAATCATTCTTAGAACCATATATGGAAACTGAAGGAAGTCAACATACTTCTATTCCTTCGCTGTTTGATGAGCGAATTATTGACCTGACAGAACAGTTTATTTATGGGATGATCCAGCAAATTGGACGGCAAATTAATAACTATTTTGTAGAATCATTATCTTTATCCTTACAGATTTTTTTATCTAGGCTTCTTTTAGATCATCACATCGAAAAGCAAGAACAGCTAGTCTTTGATGAATTGAAACGAATGAAACTGTATATGATTGCCCGTTCATTTGCCGAAATGGTTAATGAATCCTTGTCTATTTCATTACAGGAGTCAGATATCCAATATATCTGTTCGCTCTTACTTGCTCACGGGATCGAACCTTATGTCCAAAGTACGGATAAGCCTGATTCAGTCATCACTGTTTCCACAAAACAAATCATTGATAAAATGTCGACTTTATTGAAAATTGATCTGACACAAGATGAACTGTTGTTACAAGCCTTGCTCTCACATATCGTACCCATGATCCATCGTCTGAAAACTGGTATGTTGATCAAGAACCCTTTGCTTAAAAGTATCAAAACACAATATTCGACGATGTTCACATTGACCAAGTATGCGATTAGCGAGTTAGAGAAAGAATTCCGCTGTTCTTTAACAGAGGATGAAGTCTCTTTTCTCACGATTCATTTCCAACTGGCTTTTGAAAAGCGAAAGATGACAAATCATATCCTCATCGTTTGTCGCTCTGGCCTTGCCACTTCAGAATTGATTTTCAATCGGATCAAGCAGACCATTTCGGCGAATACTGTTTTAGAAATCATTCAATCAAACAAACTCTCTCATACTTCTTTGGAAATGGTTGATCTAATCATTTCAACAATCCCTTTAGAAGAAGTAGAACCGCCTGTTATGTACGTGTCTGCTTTACCAACTACCGAGGAAATCACAAACATTTCAGCAAGAATTTCTAATTTGAATGAAAATGAAAAAAAATTCCATTCAAAAAAATATCAATCGCCCACTTTACTAAAAAAATATCTTGACCCAGATTTCATTTATATACAAAAGCCCTTTTCAACAAAAGAAGCGATCTTGTCTTTTTTAGCCGATGATTACTTGGAAAAAGACTTAGTTAGCCACGGTTTTAAACGCTCTTTATTTGATCGAGAAGAATTAGGTAGTACAGGACTAAAAACCGGGGTGGCCATCCCTCATGCTGATCCACATACAGTGAAAGAAACAAAATTGGCATTTGTCACACTTGCTTCACCGATTGCTTGGGGAGATACGAAGATCCAATTGATCGTCTTATTAGCGATCGCCGAAAAGAATATGACCGAAGCAAAAGAATTGATCGCTTCAATTTATGACTTGTTCAATTCCTCAGAAGAAATCCAGTGGATTGTAGCGAGTCAA